One window of the Candidatus Sysuiplasma acidicola genome contains the following:
- a CDS encoding NUDIX domain-containing protein, protein MARTMKIQAILYNPGATIEYLLLKRPESRDGSWAPLTGHVEKGEQLLDALEREIKEETGIEELSYTLDLRVPYNFSKGDEEIEEHSFGVQVATKEVKLSDEHEAFEWVTYEEASRRLKWPQQKTSLQVLNDMVTSSYD, encoded by the coding sequence ATGGCCAGAACAATGAAGATACAGGCAATACTCTACAATCCCGGCGCGACCATAGAGTATCTGCTGCTGAAGAGACCCGAAAGCCGTGACGGAAGCTGGGCGCCACTCACCGGTCACGTGGAAAAGGGAGAGCAGCTCCTCGACGCGCTTGAGCGCGAGATAAAGGAGGAAACGGGCATAGAGGAACTCTCATACACCCTTGACCTGAGGGTACCGTACAATTTCAGTAAGGGCGATGAAGAGATTGAAGAGCACTCGTTCGGCGTGCAGGTCGCAACAAAGGAAGTGAAACTCTCAGACGAACATGAGGCTTTTGAGTGGGTGACGTATGAGGAAGCATCCCGCCGCCTCAAATGGCCGCAGCAGAAGACGTCTCTTCAGGTACTGAACGACATGGTGACGTCATCCTATGACTGA
- a CDS encoding enoyl-CoA hydratase/isomerase family protein, producing MINVEFANIRYRTEDGIASITLDRPPANALSTAMIGEIGAAVEIASSDDSGALIITGAGQFFAAGADVKEMAGIRAEDIEQVVKQGQETFQRIAECPKPTIAAVNGMAIGGGNELAMACDFRIAADSARFGQPEVNLGLIPAYGGTQRMTRLIGASKAKELILTGNMISAQEALKIGLVNRVVPGGEEMRAARDIAHTILQRAPLAVRASKAAIDRGAALSLREGLEQERKEFMTVARSEDLREGIEAFVGKRQPKFRGK from the coding sequence GTGATAAACGTGGAATTTGCAAACATAAGGTACAGGACAGAGGACGGCATCGCATCAATAACACTCGACAGGCCGCCGGCAAACGCACTGAGCACTGCCATGATAGGAGAGATAGGTGCTGCCGTCGAGATAGCCTCCTCGGACGATTCAGGGGCACTGATCATCACCGGAGCGGGACAGTTCTTCGCGGCCGGTGCCGACGTGAAGGAGATGGCCGGCATCAGGGCGGAAGACATAGAACAGGTGGTGAAGCAGGGACAGGAGACGTTTCAGCGTATCGCCGAATGCCCCAAGCCGACGATAGCAGCGGTGAACGGCATGGCGATAGGCGGCGGCAATGAGCTCGCGATGGCATGCGACTTTCGCATAGCGGCCGACAGTGCCAGATTCGGCCAGCCCGAAGTAAACCTTGGCCTCATACCCGCATACGGCGGAACGCAGAGAATGACACGGCTCATAGGCGCTTCGAAGGCGAAGGAACTCATACTCACCGGAAACATGATAAGCGCACAGGAGGCGCTCAAGATAGGTCTCGTCAACAGGGTGGTGCCGGGAGGCGAGGAAATGCGTGCAGCCCGTGACATCGCGCATACGATACTTCAGAGGGCGCCGCTTGCCGTCAGGGCATCAAAGGCAGCCATAGACAGAGGCGCGGCACTGTCTCTGAGGGAAGGGCTTGAACAGGAAAGGAAGGAATTCATGACCGTCGCCCGGAGTGAGGATCTCAGGGAAGGCATCGAGGCATTTGTGGGAAAGAGACAGCCGAAGTTCAGGGGGAAGTAG
- a CDS encoding acyl-CoA dehydrogenase family protein: protein MIEFSFTEEQMLLRQNTRDFLDRELRPLSAEIDRDARFPADFIKKMGEMGYMGVPIPEEYGGAGLGKVGYCILLEELGRVDASVSTILGAHCSLGSTPLLYFGTEEQKKRYLVPAAKGKTLHSFNLSEPGAGSDAASIQTTAVKDGNDYILNGTKLWATNGKEADVYLVFAATDKSLGAFGGITAFIVERKFDGLKLGTEEEKMGIRGSSTMQLFYDNVRVPKENILGEVGKGFLIAMTTLDVGRISLAAGSLGASARAIELAVEHAKRRVQFGKPIAEQQAIQFKLADMGIRTRLLEFFLYNVATRAEKMGTNPAKWSKTDREGLTRDAAMLKTFASESASFCVDESLQIHGGTGFIKTSEIERMYRDARISEIYEGTNEIQRMVIGRDIVKRGWQ from the coding sequence ATGATTGAGTTCTCATTCACCGAAGAACAGATGCTGCTCAGGCAGAACACAAGGGACTTCCTCGATCGGGAGCTGAGACCGCTTTCCGCCGAAATAGACAGAGATGCCAGATTCCCGGCCGATTTCATCAAAAAGATGGGCGAGATGGGATACATGGGCGTGCCGATACCTGAAGAGTACGGCGGAGCCGGACTCGGCAAGGTCGGCTATTGCATATTGCTCGAAGAACTGGGCCGTGTCGATGCCTCCGTCAGCACAATACTCGGCGCGCACTGTTCTCTCGGAAGCACGCCGCTGCTCTACTTCGGGACAGAGGAACAGAAGAAGAGATACCTTGTTCCTGCCGCGAAAGGCAAGACACTGCATTCGTTCAATCTGTCAGAGCCGGGAGCAGGTTCTGATGCCGCTTCCATCCAGACCACTGCCGTGAAGGATGGAAACGACTACATTTTGAACGGGACAAAACTCTGGGCCACGAACGGGAAGGAGGCCGATGTCTACCTGGTCTTTGCAGCCACTGACAAGAGTCTGGGTGCATTCGGCGGCATCACGGCATTCATAGTGGAGAGGAAGTTTGACGGGCTCAAGCTGGGAACTGAAGAGGAGAAGATGGGCATCAGGGGAAGCAGCACCATGCAGCTCTTCTACGACAACGTGCGCGTGCCGAAGGAAAACATACTTGGCGAAGTTGGAAAGGGTTTCCTGATAGCAATGACAACGCTGGACGTCGGCAGGATTTCACTGGCGGCCGGTTCCCTTGGCGCTTCAGCAAGGGCAATTGAACTTGCGGTCGAGCATGCAAAGAGAAGGGTACAGTTCGGCAAACCCATAGCGGAACAGCAGGCAATACAGTTCAAACTCGCGGACATGGGAATCAGGACGAGATTGCTGGAATTCTTCCTTTACAATGTGGCGACAAGGGCAGAGAAAATGGGCACAAACCCGGCAAAATGGTCTAAAACCGACAGGGAAGGGCTGACACGTGACGCTGCGATGCTGAAGACGTTTGCATCCGAATCCGCCTCTTTCTGCGTCGATGAGAGTCTTCAGATACACGGCGGCACCGGCTTTATCAAAACGTCGGAAATAGAGAGGATGTACAGGGATGCGCGTATCTCCGAAATATACGAGGGGACCAACGAGATACAGCGGATGGTCATCGGAAGGGACATAGTGAAGCGCGGCTGGCAGTGA
- a CDS encoding 3-hydroxyacyl-CoA dehydrogenase family protein: protein MFVKKVGIIGAGTMGSAIAELMAFNGMEVVLKDVSEELVSKGMKNIERIVSGLAAYHGKRAQEQIRKIEELGVSLSAEQKAKIELALKPKYTEKDVGEVMARVRGTTAYSDLDSADLIIEAAFENLEVKKKIFREVDAAAPQHAILASNTSSISITAIASATGRRGRVIGMHFFNPPYTLPLIEIIPGLETWENTTDDIMSFLQGLRNHRYPMVPIKVRESPGFLVNRLLVPMLNEACFCLQEGIASARDIDTAMKAGAGLPMGPLELADMVGVDISYDVSKVLYEEFGDSKYRPSPLLKQMVAAGRLGRKTGKGFFEYVK from the coding sequence TTGTTTGTCAAGAAGGTTGGAATCATCGGTGCCGGTACAATGGGTTCAGCGATTGCCGAGCTCATGGCGTTCAACGGCATGGAAGTCGTACTGAAGGACGTGTCTGAAGAACTGGTCAGCAAGGGAATGAAAAATATCGAGCGCATAGTGTCAGGACTCGCGGCATATCACGGGAAGAGGGCTCAGGAACAGATCAGGAAGATTGAGGAGCTTGGTGTGAGCCTCAGCGCTGAGCAGAAGGCGAAGATCGAGCTGGCGCTGAAGCCGAAATACACGGAGAAGGACGTCGGGGAGGTAATGGCCAGGGTCAGGGGAACGACCGCATACTCCGATCTTGACAGTGCCGACCTGATTATAGAAGCGGCCTTCGAGAATCTGGAAGTGAAGAAGAAGATATTCAGGGAGGTGGACGCTGCTGCACCACAGCACGCAATACTCGCCTCAAACACATCCTCTATTTCCATCACCGCCATCGCATCTGCAACCGGCAGGAGAGGAAGAGTTATCGGAATGCACTTTTTTAATCCGCCGTACACGCTTCCTCTGATCGAAATCATACCGGGTCTCGAAACCTGGGAAAACACGACGGACGACATAATGAGCTTCCTTCAGGGCCTGCGCAATCACAGATACCCCATGGTGCCGATAAAAGTCAGGGAATCGCCCGGATTCCTTGTGAACCGGCTCCTTGTGCCCATGCTCAACGAGGCGTGTTTCTGTCTTCAGGAGGGCATAGCATCCGCACGCGACATAGACACGGCGATGAAGGCAGGAGCCGGGCTGCCCATGGGACCACTTGAACTGGCCGACATGGTCGGCGTCGACATATCGTATGATGTGTCAAAGGTGCTGTACGAGGAGTTTGGTGATTCCAAGTACAGGCCTTCGCCGCTGCTGAAACAGATGGTGGCGGCAGGAAGACTCGGCAGGAAGACAGGAAAGGGCTTTTTTGAATATGTGAAGTGA